In Elusimicrobiota bacterium, the genomic window ATTTTATGATCATTATGTACATTTCGCAGATACTTGTCATAAGCTTTCTCGGAGTAGTCTGTGAGTTTCATCTGCTCATATATTAACGCTTCATACAAAAAAATCTGAGGATCAAGCATACCAAGTTCGGTTGCGCGGTGCAGGTTATTCAATGCTTTCTGATAATAATCCGTCCCACGGAAGTAATACAGTTTGCCCAGTTCAACAAGTGCAATCCCGTCATCCGGTGAAATATCAAGTTTTGCAGTATACTGTGTAATCAGCTTATCAAGTTTGTCTTTATCCGTAGTAACGACGTTACCTGTTTTCCTTGTGTTTTCTAATACGTTGTCAAAATTACCGTATAAAACCACCGTTGCGGCAACGCCAGCTAAAGACAATATAACAAACAGGACAAATAT contains:
- a CDS encoding tetratricopeptide repeat protein yields the protein MMNQLKPGQIFVLFVILSLAGVAATVVLYGNFDNVLENTRKTGNVVTTDKDKLDKLITQYTAKLDISPDDGIALVELGKLYYFRGTDYYQKALNNLHRATELGMLDPQIFLYEALIYEQMKLTDYSEKAYDKYLRNVHNDHKIRLRYANMLFRQGKIDDAIDHYELVYSQKPKNSEVLYNLALAYLKKGMIEDSAAMWELNLKLHKSLPPGGYYYLATIREKQGNKENAKLLYYTEIKHNPDYKPAVDALKKLE